The genomic window AGCGCTGAAAGCATCTAAGTGCGAAACTAGCCACGAGATGAGAATTCCATATAGGACCGTAGCAGACTACTACGTTGATAGGCTACAGATGTAAAGCTGGCGACAGCACAGTCGAGTAGTACTAATCATCCGAAGCTTTCAAAGCAAACAGACTGTTGTTTGTTCTTCTAACATAACTTCTTTCAATAATATGTCATTTAAGCGGAAAGCTAAAAGACCAAAGACTAAAGCGGAATACAGTAGCTTTAAGCTTTGAGCTTTATCCTTTCGGCTCAAATAAAAACATTTAGGTGCCTATATCGGTGGTGTCCACCTCTTCCCATTCCGAACAGAGAAGTTAAGCCCACCAGAGCCGATGGTACTGCGGTAACACGTGGGAGAGTAGGTCGGTGCCAAATCTTAAAAGAGACCCTTCAGCAGCAATGTTGAAGGGTTTTCTTGGTTTATAGACATTCTGTTCCTATCGTTAATTTTTTTACCATTAAGCAGTTAAGAAGAGTTAAGGCAATGTTCCAATATATCTTCTTAATGCCCTTAATCCCTTAATGGTGAAAGGAACTGTAACAGCGGTTATTTCTGTCATTAAAGGAGTTTATGGCCATCTATTATGCTCCGCTAATTTTTGCGCCATTAAGAAGTGAAGAAAAGTTAAGGGACCTGATGCCGGATATTCCTTAATGCCCTTAATCCCTTAATGGTGAAATAGACCGGATCTGCTTTCTCATCATTAGGGAGTGAAGAGAAGTTAAGGAACCGTTCCCGTTGATACGCTGATCTCCTCTGAGTTTTACACCTTCCGTCCCAGGTTCAATAGCCCTGATGGCAGCGGAAATCCCTTTTGGGCAGCGGTAGATTGTCTATCCCAAGGCTTCCAAAAAGATTGCAGCGGACAGCAGGACAGGACCCAACCTACATGTTGCTGCCATGGCGCTTCAGATCATCAAAAAATTAATCTTCTTGATTATGCTTAACAAATAAGTTAAACGCTACATTAATCATTTAAGAGGATGCTTTTCATAGCTATATTCCAGATTGCCGAGTAAATTAATAGATTTAACTTGCCCTAGCTATAAAATACTGTTTAACCCATATAGCTTAAAGATTTGAATATGATTGTCCGAATCTGAAAAGGATTTGATATTTTGCGACATAATTGATTTTTAGGTATGACTTCAGGTTTTTTTGCAATTTTGGATGATATTGGTGCTTTAATGGACGATGTAGCGGTAACGGCTAAGGTAGCCGCCAAGAAGACTGCGGGGATTTTGGGAGATGATTTAGCGGTAAATGCAGAAAAGTCAACTGGTTTTCTTTCTTCGAGGGAATTGCCGGTACTATGGGCAATCACCAAAGGATCATTTGTGAATAAGCTTATTATTGTTCCCATTGCGCTATTGCTCAATTTCTTTTTCCCGATAGCGATCAAAGTGATCCTGGTGCTAGGCGGGTTGTACCTGGCGTATGAAGGGGTCGAAAAAATCGTTGAATATTTTATTCATCGATCAAAGCACACACATGTGGAAGCAAAAGAAGTCATCCAAGAGGGTGAGCTAGCAGAAAAAGCGAAGATCAAATCAGCTATTATTACCGATTTTATTTTATCAATAGAAATTGTAATTATTGCTTTGGGAAGTGTGCTTGAAGAGAAA from Flavobacterium sp. W4I14 includes these protein-coding regions:
- a CDS encoding putative DNA repair protein MutK (product_source=COG2354; cog=COG2354; ko=KO:K09781; pfam=PF05661; transmembrane_helix_parts=Inside_1_68,TMhelix_69_91,Outside_92_165,TMhelix_166_188,Inside_189_219,TMhelix_220_242,Outside_243_256,TMhelix_257_279,Inside_280_288) — translated: MTSGFFAILDDIGALMDDVAVTAKVAAKKTAGILGDDLAVNAEKSTGFLSSRELPVLWAITKGSFVNKLIIVPIALLLNFFFPIAIKVILVLGGLYLAYEGVEKIVEYFIHRSKHTHVEAKEVIQEGELAEKAKIKSAIITDFILSIEIVIIALGSVLEEKPLIQIMTVSAVAMLATVGVYGIVAIIVRMDDAGYRLMKASGEKGILSSIGNLLVRSLPVIIKILSVVGTVALILVSGGIFAHNVGFLHHVLHTFPSILREFAFGLAAGLASVLVVIGGKKLLAIVRK